The following are encoded in a window of Pieris napi chromosome 23, ilPieNapi1.2, whole genome shotgun sequence genomic DNA:
- the LOC125061161 gene encoding brain tumor protein-like, protein MEELNGDLYGDGLVSLGDEGSLESTDSGKQDQSCTICDNKLCSPRVLSCLHVFCETCIDKLMVNEAGDTLKFDVAVECPVCKQETKIPVGGAASLPSDYVITNILDVSSMDQSVVCTCCKSKEPAVARCTDCSHFLCSNCNSAHEFMRCFENHRVVPFDALRSSKEKSAVHKPIFCSRHVGESLKLYCCDCEVGACTECLTVDHKVGEHRCERIVDAEPNLRAELRNYIVEANARAIAAGGASARLDDALGDLQRQRDEAESLINEAFHAYKAALERRRETVLEELERLHKERELKVMDLFDRVDKTVLRIDCACKFTTRLLRRGDGTEIVMLKKTVASQFARLLEGAPEFDVDFSLEFVTKMDKFDSITEDTFGAFRTEATMAEERKRLSESSAIVSVASNAHSPAVSVTNAPVFDDFPLGNVRRVTGVSGVGMVGVPSMGVGSGPVASSGVLPGVVSVNNVTGVGSGVPALPSMVEYNLQQLASIAEKDVPPPPHASPAPSFTLAELLAGDLNSPHAYNNLQALAKLGLNTEVNGYGGVGGVSAISSVGPRGVSPGRPLLTAAEEAALVAPPAPLVRATKATPMHIRFKFGQLGGGKGQFNSPHGFCLGNDEDIIVADTNNHRITVFDKAGNHKFNFGVAGKEEGQLWYPRKVAVVRATGKFVVCDRGNERSRMQIFTKNGHFLKKIAVRFIDIVAGLAVTAEGLIVAVDSVTPTVFILSEEGDLMSWFDCSECMREPSDIAISGKEFYVCDFKGHCVVVFDDEGRFLRRIGCENVTNFPNGIDVSDAGDVLIGDSHGNKFHVAVFSRDGVLVTEFECPYVKVSRCCGLKITSEGYIVTLAKNNHHVLVLNTLYIV, encoded by the exons ATGGAGGAGTTGAATGGGGATCTTTATGGGGATGGTCTCGTAAGTCTCGGGGATGAAGGATCATTGGAATCTACTGATAGTGGGAAGCAGGACCAAAGTTGCACAATTTGCGA CAATAAGCTGTGCAGTCCCCGGGTGTTGTCATGCCTACATGTATTCTGTGAAACATGTATAGATAAGCTGATGGTAAATGAAGCAGGTGATACTTTGAAATTTGATGTAGCTGTTGAATGTCCAGTATGCAAACAAGAAACCAAG atTCCTGTGGGGGGAGCAGCATCTTTACCATCTGATTATGTGATTACTAACATTTTGGATGTGTCTTCAATGGATCAATCCGTTGTTTGCACCTGTTGTAAGAGTAAAGAACCAGCCGTAGCTCGATGCACTGATTGTTCCCACTTCCTATGCTCAAACTGTAATTCTGCACATGAGTTCATGCGCTGTTTCGAAAACCACAGAGTTGTCCCATTTGATGCGCTTCGGTCGTCTAAGGAAAAATCTGCTGTTCATAAACCAATATTCTGCAGCCGCCATGTTGGAGAGAGCCTAAAACTGTATTGCTGTGACTGCGAAGTTGGTGCTTGCACCGAGTGTCTCACAGTAGATCACAAAGTTGGTGAACATCGTTGCGAGCGCATAGTCGATGCAGAGCCGAATCTCCGAGCCGAATTGCGTAACTACATAGTAGAAGCAAACGCGCGTGCAATAGCCGCCGGTGGGGCCTCAGCTCGGCTTGACGATGCCCTGGGTGACCTTCAACGCCAACGCGATGAGGCCGAGAGCCTCATTAATGAAGCTTTCCATGCCTATAAAGCTGCTCTAGAAAGGCGCCGTGAGACAGTTCTAGAAGAACTCGAGCGCTTACACAAAGAGAGAGAACTGAAGGTTATGGATCTTTTCGACCGCGTGGACAAGACCGTTCTACGTATTGATTGCGCTTGCAAGTTCACCACACGGCTGTTGAGACGCGGCGACGGCACCGAAATTGTGATGCTTAAGAAGACCGTCGCTTCCCAATTTGCACGCCTGTTAGAGGGGGCTCCGGAGTTTGATGTCGATTTCTCTTTGGAGTTCGTGACAAAGATGGATAAATTCGACTCTATAACTGAAGATACCTTTGGAGCTTTTCGGACTGAAGCAACTATGGCGGAGGAAAGGAAACGGTTAAGCGAGTCCTCTGCGATCGTGTCCGTTGCGTCGAACGCTCACTCCCCAGCAGTGTCAGTCACCAATGCACCGGTGTTCGATGATTTTCCTCTTGGGAACGTTCGTCGCGTGACTGGCGTTTCTGGGGTGGGAATGGTGGGAGTTCCCTCAATGGGTGTAGGCTCCGGGCCAGTGGCAAGCAGTGGGGTACTGCCGGGGGTCGTGAGCGTTAACAATGTAACTGGAGTAGGCTCTGGGGTGCCAGCACTGCCGTCTATGGTCGAATACAACTTGCAGCAGTTGGCAAGTATTGCCGAAAAGGACGTTCCGCCACCCCCGCACGCTTCCCCCGCTCCATCATTCACATTAGCGGAATTACTGGCTGGTGATTTGAACTCTCCACATGCATACAACAACTTGCAAGCTTTAGCCAAACTTGGATTGAATACAG AGGTCAACGGCTATGGTGGGGTCGGGGGCGTAAGCGCCATTAGCTCAGTAGGCCCCCGGGGCGTGTCCCCCGGTCGTCCGCTTTTAACAGCAGCCGAAGAAGCAGCCTTAGTCGCGCCACCAGCCCCACTGGTTCGGGCAACGAAGGCCACACCCAtgcatattagatttaaattcgGACAACTCGGAGGCGGTAAGGGCCAGTTCAACTCCCCCCATGGCTTCTGCCTTGGAAATGATGAAGACATCATTGTTGCGGATACCAATAATCACCGGATTACT GTGTTCGACAAAGCTGGCAATCACAAGTTCAATTTCGGTGTAGCGGGTAAGGAAGAGGGCCAGTTGTGGTACCCCCGTAAAGTGGCTGTGGTCCGCGCCACTGGAAAGTTTGTTGTCTGTGACCGTGGCAACGAGAGGTCCCGAATGCAGATATTCACTAAGAATGGGCACTTTTTGAAGAAAATTGCC GTGCGGTTCATCGACATAGTAGCTGGCCTGGCAGTGACAGCCGAAGGTCTAATAGTGGCAGTGGATAGTGTGACCCCAACTGTATTTATTCTGTCTGAGGAAGGTGACCTCATGAGTTGGTTCGATTGTAGTGAGTGTATGCGGGAGCCTTCCGACATTGCTATAAGCG GCAAAGAATTCTACGTATGCGACTTCAAAGGTCACTGCGTGGTCGTGTTCGACGATGAGGGCAGGTTCCTTCGTCGCATCGGATGCGAGAACGTGACCAATTTCCCCAACGGGATCGACGTGTCGGACGCCGGCGACGTGCTGATCGGCGACTCGCACGGAAATAAGTTTCACGTGGCCGTGTTTTCGCGGGACGGGGTTTTGGTCACAGAGTTTGAATGCCCCTATGTGAAG GTGTCCCGCTGCTGCGGTCTGAAGATAACATCGGAAGGCTACATCGTAACCCTGGCAAAGAATAATCACCACGTTCTAGTCCTCAACACCTTATACATTGTCTGA